In the genome of Aminivibrio pyruvatiphilus, one region contains:
- the fmt gene encoding methionyl-tRNA formyltransferase produces the protein MTAPLSGETRPVLWFFGAGRFASRCLSLLSREMTFDLVVTSPPSVGGRGMKNLASPVEEVCMELGITPHRSGSVGKDEFLLSALRETTPLAILVVDFGQKIPEPFLSAPACGCLNIHPSLLPLYRGAAPVQRSLLNGDPVTGVTLFRLVEQMDAGPILLQEEHFTGETETAGELLDILAEKGSKLFLLGVKCFIEGTCSFKEQNSESATYALKISNNEAEVSWNAPAARIVSAVRALNPAPGAFLVTGSKRLKIWSAKPGSLSGAPGEVLGFDEGFPVVGTAEGAVVLLTVQPEGKRRLDGAEWARGLRLKKGDFLH, from the coding sequence ATGACTGCCCCCCTTTCCGGTGAAACCCGGCCGGTCCTGTGGTTTTTCGGCGCAGGACGGTTTGCTTCCCGCTGTCTTTCTCTCCTCTCCCGGGAGATGACCTTCGACCTGGTGGTGACGTCCCCGCCCTCCGTGGGAGGCAGGGGGATGAAGAATCTCGCCTCCCCGGTGGAAGAAGTCTGTATGGAACTCGGCATCACACCTCACCGCTCCGGAAGTGTGGGAAAAGACGAATTTCTTCTCTCCGCCCTCAGGGAAACAACTCCACTGGCGATCCTGGTGGTGGACTTCGGGCAGAAGATCCCGGAACCCTTCCTTTCAGCCCCCGCCTGCGGGTGTCTCAACATTCACCCGTCACTTCTGCCGCTCTACCGGGGAGCCGCTCCGGTGCAGCGGTCCCTGCTGAACGGCGACCCCGTGACCGGCGTGACTCTTTTCCGCCTCGTCGAGCAGATGGATGCGGGCCCCATACTCCTCCAGGAAGAGCATTTCACCGGAGAAACAGAAACGGCCGGTGAACTTTTGGACATCCTTGCGGAAAAAGGTAGCAAACTTTTTCTGTTGGGTGTAAAATGCTTCATTGAAGGGACTTGTTCGTTTAAAGAGCAAAATTCCGAATCAGCAACCTATGCACTGAAAATTAGCAACAACGAGGCTGAAGTTTCCTGGAACGCGCCGGCCGCGCGGATAGTCAGCGCAGTGAGGGCTCTCAACCCCGCTCCGGGCGCCTTTCTCGTCACAGGATCCAAACGGCTGAAGATCTGGAGCGCAAAGCCGGGCTCCCTGTCGGGCGCTCCCGGAGAGGTTCTCGGTTTCGACGAAGGATTTCCCGTCGTGGGAACCGCCGAAGGCGCGGTCGTTCTTCTAACCGTCCAGCCCGAGGGAAAACGGAGGCTCGACGGCGCCGAATGGGCCAGGGGGCTGCGCCTGAAGAAAGGAGATTTTCTTCATTGA
- a CDS encoding zeta toxin family protein, whose product MTEPDISVLSDLITRYPSQNFPAPGWPKVVAVTGALGSGKTEWVLNLALGFSGLGEKVTIADIDIINPYFCIRQVTEKLERKGFRIITTPENARWSDMSVVSPVVTRALAEDDGRLLLDIGGDAEGALALKQFEPDIKKAGYLLILVVNAFRPQTSTVEGIEKMLRKMEGICGLSVGALVSNSHLMDETSAEDCVRGLETVCAAGEKLGLPVLYAGVHPDLRKQAAELLKSRTFSVPLWPLSRYMMLPWEEGAMWSSGAAAE is encoded by the coding sequence TTGACCGAACCCGACATTAGCGTCCTGTCCGATCTCATAACCCGATACCCGTCACAGAATTTCCCCGCCCCGGGCTGGCCGAAAGTGGTGGCCGTCACAGGGGCTCTCGGTTCCGGAAAAACGGAATGGGTACTCAATCTCGCCCTGGGCTTTTCCGGTCTGGGAGAAAAAGTCACCATAGCCGACATCGACATCATCAACCCCTATTTCTGCATACGCCAGGTTACCGAAAAGCTTGAACGCAAGGGATTCCGGATAATCACCACCCCGGAGAACGCCCGGTGGTCCGATATGTCCGTGGTCTCCCCGGTGGTCACCCGCGCCCTCGCCGAGGACGACGGCAGATTGCTGCTCGATATCGGCGGAGACGCGGAAGGGGCCCTTGCGCTGAAGCAGTTCGAGCCCGACATAAAGAAGGCCGGATACCTGCTCATCCTCGTGGTGAACGCCTTCAGGCCCCAGACGTCAACGGTGGAGGGCATCGAAAAAATGCTCCGGAAGATGGAGGGCATCTGCGGCCTGTCCGTGGGAGCCCTGGTGAGCAATTCCCATCTCATGGACGAGACATCGGCGGAAGACTGCGTCCGGGGACTCGAAACCGTGTGCGCCGCCGGGGAGAAGCTCGGGCTGCCCGTTCTCTACGCCGGGGTGCACCCGGATCTGAGAAAACAAGCGGCGGAGCTTCTGAAATCACGCACGTTTTCCGTTCCCCTCTGGCCCCTTTCCAGGTACATGATGCTTCCCTGGGAAGAAGGGGCAATGTGGTCCAGCGGGGCAGCGGCCGAGTAA
- the def gene encoding peptide deformylase, translating to MMDSLYLRVYPDPVLRKETQPVTDFGDGFKDLVADLVRLMHQHDGVGLAAPQAGVPLRLAVVFYQGELHVLANPVLVSSEGEQDGEEGCLSFPGIFGNVKRPLKAVVRHFDMNGTERQTAVEGFLARAFLHEMDHLEGRLLIDRFSPLKRNMAKKKLLRAEREAERV from the coding sequence ATGATGGATTCTCTGTATCTTCGGGTATACCCCGACCCCGTTCTCAGAAAAGAAACACAACCCGTCACCGATTTCGGCGACGGATTCAAGGATCTAGTGGCGGACCTCGTACGGCTCATGCACCAGCATGACGGTGTGGGGCTCGCCGCACCCCAGGCGGGCGTGCCCCTCAGGCTTGCCGTGGTGTTTTACCAGGGTGAGCTTCATGTCCTGGCCAACCCCGTCCTGGTCAGTTCCGAAGGGGAGCAGGACGGAGAGGAAGGATGTCTCAGCTTTCCGGGGATCTTCGGGAACGTGAAGCGCCCCCTGAAGGCTGTGGTGCGCCACTTCGACATGAACGGCACTGAAAGGCAGACTGCAGTGGAGGGCTTTCTTGCCAGGGCATTCCTCCACGAGATGGACCACCTCGAAGGCAGGCTGCTTATCGACCGTTTTTCTCCCCTGAAGCGAAACATGGCGAAAAAAAAGCTCCTCCGGGCGGAGCGGGAGGCGGAGAGGGTATGA